Proteins encoded in a region of the Orcinus orca chromosome X, mOrcOrc1.1, whole genome shotgun sequence genome:
- the LOC125963119 gene encoding melanoma-associated antigen 8-like: MSELRQPEADLEAPVPAQGPVEAPLLGAAGEEAASPSSSASPGAPSFSAYAEPLSREALVALMADLVGFLLLKFRTGEPTSEAEMLSTVLREHRDHFPVVLRLVCECLQLAFGVAVKEVDPRERTYVLVPTLGLTWDAVLRAGQRTPKAGLLVPVLTMVTLFGDRAPEEEVWGVLGNMGVCAGRESCIYGEPRELLTKVWVQEGYLEYRQVPHSDPARYEFLWGARAYAETSKWQVLEHLLRVSSLDPRSFPSLCAGGVSDEEEGA; encoded by the coding sequence ATGAGTGAGCTCCGCCAGCCTGAGGCCGACCTTGAGGCCCCAGTCCCGGCCCAGGGTCCGGTGGAGGCGCCGCTGCTGGGGGCTGCGGGGGAGGAGGCCGCATCCCCCTCGTCCTCCGCCTCCCCTGGCGCCCCCTCCTTCTCCGCCTATGCCGAGCCCTTGTCCCGTGAGGCACTTGTTGCGCTGATGGCTGACCTGGTGGGGTTCCTGCTCCTCAAGTTTCGTACCGGGGAGCCGACCTCCGAGGCGGAGATGCTGAGTACGGTCCTCCGGGAGCATCGGGACCACTTCCCCGTGGTCCTCCGCCTCGTTTGCGAGTGCCTGCAGCTGGCGTTTGGCGTGGCCGTGAAGGAGGTGGACCCCCGCGAGCGCACCTACGTCCTGGTCCCCACCCTGGGCCTCACCTGGGATGCAGTGCTGAGGGCCGGGCAGCGCACGCCCAAGGCCGGCCTCCTGGTGCCGGTCCTGACCATGGTCACCCTGTTCGGTGACCGCGCCCCTGAGGAGGAGGTGTGGGGAGTGCTCGGCAACATGGGGGTGTGTGCCGGGAGGGAGTCCTGCATCTATGGGGAGCCCAGGGAGCTGCTCACCAAAGTGTGGGTGCAGGAGGGCTACCTGGAGTACCGGCAGGTGCCCCACAGCGACCCTGCCCGCTACGAGTTCCTGTGGGGTGCCCGGGCCTACGCGGAGACCAGCAAGTGGCAGGTCCTGGAGCATCTGCTCAGGGTCAGTAGCTTGGATCCCAGGTCCTTCCCATCCCTGTGTGCAGGGGGTGTGAGCGACGAGGAAGAGGGAGCCTGA
- the EOLA2 gene encoding protein EOLA1 isoform X1, giving the protein MVPGWCPSQVLAWRRNAHQCRHVRPWELWEMKFGCLSFRQPYAGFVLNGVKTLETRWRPVLSGQRHRTLAVHIAHRDWEDAAWRELLAGRLGMSPAQIQALLRDGEKFGRGVIAGLVDIGDTSLCPENLGPNEVAELENQALLPNLQQKYLTALANPRWLLQPVPGRGGKDVFQVDIPEHLIPFGQEA; this is encoded by the exons ATGGTCCCTGGATGGTGCCCGTCCCAGGTCCTGGCGTGGAGACGGAACGCGCACCAGTGCCG GCACGTGAGGCCCTGGGAGCTCTGGGAGATGAAGTTCGGCTGCCTGTCCTTCCGGCAGCCTTATGCGGGTTTCGTCTTAAATGGGGTGAAGACCCTGGAGACGCGGTGGCGGCCCGTGCTGAGCGGCCAGCGGCACCGCACCCTGGCCGTCCACATCGCGCACAGGGACTGGGAGGACGCGGCCTGGAGGGAGCTGCTGGCCGGGAGGCTGGGGATGAGCCCCGCGCAGATCCAGGCCTTGCTGCGGGACGGGGAGAAGTTCGGCCGCGGAGTGATAGCCG GGCTGGTTGACATTGGGGACACTTCGCTGTGCCCGGAAAACTTAGGTCCCAACGAGGTTGCGGAGCTGGAGAATCAAGCCCTGCTGCCCAACCTGCAGCAGAAGTACCTGACTGCGCTTGCCAACCCCCGCTGGCTGCTGCAGCCTGTCCCCGGGAGAGGCGGGAAGGACGTCTTCCAGGTGGACATCCCCGAGCACCTGATCCCCTTTGGGCAGGAGGCCTGA
- the EOLA2 gene encoding protein EOLA1 isoform X2, which produces MKFGCLSFRQPYAGFVLNGVKTLETRWRPVLSGQRHRTLAVHIAHRDWEDAAWRELLAGRLGMSPAQIQALLRDGEKFGRGVIAGLVDIGDTSLCPENLGPNEVAELENQALLPNLQQKYLTALANPRWLLQPVPGRGGKDVFQVDIPEHLIPFGQEA; this is translated from the exons ATGAAGTTCGGCTGCCTGTCCTTCCGGCAGCCTTATGCGGGTTTCGTCTTAAATGGGGTGAAGACCCTGGAGACGCGGTGGCGGCCCGTGCTGAGCGGCCAGCGGCACCGCACCCTGGCCGTCCACATCGCGCACAGGGACTGGGAGGACGCGGCCTGGAGGGAGCTGCTGGCCGGGAGGCTGGGGATGAGCCCCGCGCAGATCCAGGCCTTGCTGCGGGACGGGGAGAAGTTCGGCCGCGGAGTGATAGCCG GGCTGGTTGACATTGGGGACACTTCGCTGTGCCCGGAAAACTTAGGTCCCAACGAGGTTGCGGAGCTGGAGAATCAAGCCCTGCTGCCCAACCTGCAGCAGAAGTACCTGACTGCGCTTGCCAACCCCCGCTGGCTGCTGCAGCCTGTCCCCGGGAGAGGCGGGAAGGACGTCTTCCAGGTGGACATCCCCGAGCACCTGATCCCCTTTGGGCAGGAGGCCTGA